Part of the Brassica oleracea var. oleracea cultivar TO1000 chromosome C8, BOL, whole genome shotgun sequence genome is shown below.
ACGGTTTGATTATCAACAACGTAGCGACGCAATGATCGACTCAGTGTATACAGGTGTAGCGAGGAAAGGCGGTCGACTCTCGTACCTCGCTTAGCATTGGGGTCCTGAGTCGTTTTGGAGGTCGCCTCAGGTCGCTACTCGCCATGGCGAGCGAAGCGGTCGCCTTTTAAAACCAAGCTATCTTTAGAGCAACATGGTAAACGATGAAAAATTAAGGTTCATTGAACATGACCAAAATTTTGAGAATGTTACCTGATAAAATACTTTTTTAAGCTGTATTTACACCTAAGACACTTTAATTATAAAGAACACATTCGTTTTATGGTCACATACTTGAGTGGCCATATTTCCCCTGGTACAATGTAAAGAGAAATTATTGGTTCCAAATATTGGACTTTTGGATCTCTAAAAAGAAATCTGAACCATCGAATGAGAACTAAATTAATGTAATTTAAGGCTGAGAGAATTTAATATCAAACTACGAAGAAATGTGCTACTTATTTTGCTTCTATTTTATTTTTTAACATTTATATTATTATTATACATTACACAAAATATTCTGCTTAATTATTTTTTATTTTTTATTTTCTTTATTTTAACATCCATTTTGATATACTTTTTATACATTTAAACATATAATTACAGTATATAAATGATAAAAAAGTGGATAAAAAATGAAAATGAGAATTGTGGACAAAACAAATTAAGGAATTAAATTGGCTTTTGAATATGGATAGGGTTGACTGCCTAAATCTCCCTGTAAATACATGAACCCTACCTAATCGCCCCTATACTACTTACCTCTTCACAACACCACCCAATGACATCATTTCTCTTCGCATTACTCCCCGATGTTTTTAAAGCTGCTCAGTTCGCCCTTTCTAATCTCAACTCGAATCAAAATTAAAAGGTGTAAATAGTGTTTTGAAAATAGTGATTGCCCAATTAAAAACCTGATTCAACCCGACCAATCCACTTAAACCAACCTGATGCAACTTTAAAAAAAAATCAAATTGGGGCAAAGTTTTAATTAGGACTCGTGTTTTTCTCTATGTTTCAGAGACGATAGGCTGGAGAGAGAGACATAGACGAAGTGATATAGAAAGAGCAAACGCGAGAAAATTACAGAGGAGAGAGAGTGACGAAGAGGACATAAGCATGAAGGAGAACGAAGATGAACAGCTCGAGTTACTCATCGTGAAAGAGGGCATGCTGAATCTTCCATATGATTTAAGTTATTTTAGAGTTACCTCTGTATCTCAAAAACACTGAACTTAGCCAAAGCCAAACAAAGTCAGACCATGCTGCAAAACCAATCACTCAAAGATGGTTTATCAAACCAAGACAGTACACTGTGTGTGACATATGGGACTTTTGTTTCTCTCTTACATGTCCAAAAGATTGGAATTAAGATGGTTTTTTGTCTATCCTCTTCATCCTTTTTGGCTTTGTTCATTCCGTGTGACACATGTACTATTTTTGAAAAGTATATGAACTTTTGAGAGATTTTTCAACTTTCTCACACATTGAAACAAGCTCTAACCAAGACAAGATACATGGGTTTGGTTAAAAACATAGTCAGGGGAAGAAGAAAAGAGATTCTGCAATCTGAGAACCTCTATTTACAAATATACTAAGATGTGGAATACAAGTGTCTCAAAACTGATGGATACAATTATACTAGTCAACAATCTTCCATATCTTTCTGGACTCTTCCATAACCAGCTATTCTTTTTCCTTCAGAATCCAGCCACATTGCTCATCACACCATTGATTGGGAGTTTCATGAATGAAACCGCATACCGTGTTTGCTCCTACTGCAAGGCGTTAGGAGATCCTCTGCACGACATTGAGATCAGTGATGTAGGCACCAGAGGAAGCTGTTCAGACCTACATCAATGTAATGGACTTGAGCAATGCCGATGAGGAAGCTTTCTTTGGAGCTGATGCCCTCTCGCGCCATTCTCTCTCATCTGCTCTCTCTCTCTCCATATCACTTTGTCTCTGTTTCTCTCTCCAGCTCATCGTCTATGTAACGTGAAGAAGCACACAAGCCCTAATTAAAATAGTGCCTCAATTTGCTTTTTTCTTAATGTTGTGTCAGGTCGGTTTAAGTGGATCGGGTCGGGTTGAATCAGGTTTTTAATTGGGCAATCACCATTTTTAAAATGCTATTTACACCTTCTAATTTTTATTTCAATTTGAGATTAGAGAGGGGGGTCTTATAAGCATTAAAAACATTGGAGAGTAATGTGAAGACAAATAATATCACTGGGTGGTATTGTGAAGAGGTAAGTAGTATAGGGGTCATGTTTTTACAGGGGGATTTAGGCAGTCAATCCATATGGATATGGATAACATGCAAGATTTTGAGTACTAAATTTGCTAATATGTTAAAACGAAGACACACATAACATATTTGAATAAAAATTTACAAAGAATATTTGTGATTTAAAAAAAATATATTAACAAAATAGAAAATAAATTGGAAAATATAAATAGTGTTTTTGTGGATCGAAAAATTAGTGAATAAGATATTATGGACGTGAGAGCTGTGGATGAGGGAATTTTGATGGATAATGAAACCAATAATTTTTAGACCGGTGTCTTCGCTTACAATCTGAAGACCCATATAGTTTTATTAGTTTTGATATGCTTTTGAATGGGGTCAAGTGGAATACGGTTGTGGACAAGTTCGTGTGGATAAATTGTTGTAAACAAGTTTATGTGGATATGTGTTTATGGACGGATTTTTGTGGATAGATTCTTGTAACTCAATCAAACAATCATCTCTCTTATGACCTCACCTTCAATTATTTCACCGATAAACACAAACTTGTCTCCGCCATCTCCACCTCTACAGCTATAGTGACATCAATAATTACATAAAGTGATTCCTCCTAATTGGTTTAATACAATGCTTATTTGCGCCGGTAAGAACATTAATTGATGTATTTCATCAAAAATTTTAACTTTTAAAATTTATTCAAATATTTAGAGATTGAAGGTTAATAAGAATTAGGAGCTGTGTTTGTCAAGATAGTAATGTAAAGGTTTGGGTTTAGTGGGGAATTTTGTTTGTCAAGATCATAATGTTTAATTAGGAGGAGTTGTATATGTAAAAATCTGAAAACATAAACCAAAAAAAAACTAAGCGATGGTTAATTGAACTAGCGTAACCTTAGTTAGACACTCGGTAAACTCCACCATAAATTCTCCATATCCATGTTAATCTATTTCCTCTAGTTTACCTTGTTCATTCTTTAAATTATCAAAAAAGGCTTAGCGGAATGAATTCAAATAATATTGTAGTAGATAAACCACTGAAAAATGTGCTCTTTGAAATTTTAAAAATTGATCATGAGCGGTGTATTACATATACGAAAACCAAAGCTTTAAAATTCAAGAATGAATTAAAGAATATCAAAAATTAGGTTAGAAACATTACTTGAACATATAAAACAATGAAAGAATTGTTAGTTTCAAGAAAAAGAACGACAAAAAATGTAAAAGATAACTAAAATTTATTTAGTTAAAAGGGTATACTATGAAATTTGCTTTCAGAATGTGTTTTCCAACTTCATTGTGTCTTTAAGTATAATTGTAAAATAGAATTGTAACTTAAGGTGTAATTTTCTCCAAAATTTTCTATTGGTACGAGAATATTCAAAAAGATTTGGAACTAAGGGTATGACTGGTTTTCCCGCTACCAACCGCAAAAGACCACCCACAAACGCAGCTTTTGCGGTTGGTAGCGGTTGTTGGCGTTTTGCAACAATCGTTCAAACCGCTCCAAATCGCTCCAAATCGCTCTAAACCTCATAAATTCAAAAGCTGGTTCCAGCTAGCGTTTGCGGTTGCGGACGGTTGCGGGAGGATAATTTTTTTTTTTTTTTCTAAAACAATTTAAATACAAAAATAAAAATATTCAATAAAAAATTTAAATTAGAATTATAAAAATACTAAAATATATCTATTATATTTTAATTAATATTATAAAACTTAAAAATGAAAATATTTTCTATAATTTTTAAAAAGTTTAAACTATAATTCTAAATAGAAATTTTATATTTATTATAATATTATTATTTTTGATATTTTATAATGATATAAAATGTAAATATTGTTAATTTATTATTTAACCGCTGTTGCGTTTGGTAGTTAACCAGTCATAAGTATCCCGCAAACGCACCAATTTCTAACCGCAGAAGCAGTCGTATAAATCTCTTAAAACCACTAGAAACCGCAACCATCCGCATCCGCAAACTCCCGCAGCCGCAACCGCAACCGCTGCGGTTGAACCAGGCCTAAGTGTACAAGGTCTTAGAGAATTTTTAATGGGATGACTTTTCTTTTGGGTAACAATAGTTGGGATGACTTCAATATGCCCTCCTAATCCCCTTCCCCCTAAACTTGTAACTTCATCACTAAACCATCCCATCTTGTTTATTTAATTTTTAGGCTACCTAAAATTTTCAATTATAATTGATTCTACAACTGTAACTAAATCAGTAAAATAGCGTTTGATTAACATAAATAGCGTTTAAAGAATCTTGTTTACCCTATTTAAGTTTGTCGATTTTAGAAGTGGAAGAAAAAAATTGGATACCATGATTAGGTGGTGAACTTGTGATTCACGAAATGTGAGTTAAATAATCTGGTCCACAATATCTAACTCCAGATTTAGCTTCCCAACTGCTAATAATGATAATCACTCATAAGAGAATATCGTCTTTCTTGTTCAGGTCCTGGAATTGGTTGGTTTCTGTAAGCTGTTTTTCTTTAGCAGCCCATCAGTATTTTGCGTACAATCACTTGGTTTCAATAATTTCTATGTGAAAAGCTTGCTTTTCTTTCTTGAAGACTCCATGTGCATTGTCTAGAAAACTTGGTGTTCTTTCTTGAAGATTTATTATTGGTTCTTTCCTTGGTTCAATCCCATGGTACATAGACGTATTCATTATAATATGTGATAGGATGGGATCAATCCTCGAGAGAAACCATGATACGTAGCTTGCATCATCGCAGTGTTAATTTTTATAATCAATACGATTTAAGTAATTTTTAAGGTGTGTCATTATTGGGCTTCAATCCCACATAACTACTCTAGGAAAAATAAACCATTGGGCTTTAATCCCACATAACTACTCTAGGAAAAATAAACCAACAAAACAACACATAAAAGGGCATCGAACTGAAGAAAAGTAGATCAATTATTAAGAGACTAGACCAAATGAGCTACGGACGTTTCCGTCCAGTGTGTTACAAAACCTGTGATGTATTATTTAACCTGTGGCAGGTGACCCACCATTCTCCAACGTGGGTCCGCCTCTGTTATGGAGAGGATTGTAGCTTTTAGTTTTAGTTGGATAGGTAAACGTGAAAACTTAAACACCATTTTGATAACGAACGCTATTTCACTGATTTAGTTACAAATGTGGAGTTAACCAGAAAAAAAAATTTTAGGTAGTTTAGCGATGAGGTTAAGTTTAGGGGTGGGGGAATAGATTCGGTAAGAATTGCTAAGGGGTTCTAAAAAGTTAACCTATTGTTAATTAGTTCATAATAATCAGACGGATTGTTTTAATTGGTTGATAAGAGAACACGCGGATTGAAATCTAGAAAGTCTCAGCCATAGATGATAGCTAATATCCTTGTTTTGGCAGCTCACTTGCCAATTTCTTTTTCCATAAAACCAGCACATTGGTCAGCCTTCGTTATTCACGGCCAACTTTGCATTTGCATTCTATAGAAAAAGAAAATTCTAGTAATTTGATTGTTTGATTTCAATATGGCTCGTTCCAAACAAATCGCTAGGAAATCTACCAGGGGGAAAGCTCCATGGAAGCAGCTTGCAACTTAGGCAATCTATTTTTGAGATTCTAGTTTATGTTTAGCTTGTTGGTTTCTATGTTGTTGAGCTTTTAATTCTTAGTTTGTTTAGGTGTAGTCTGCGTTAATATAGTACTGAAGGTGTTGGACGAAACATCACAACGAGAACTCTTCTTGTGCGTGAATCTCCATGCAAAAACATTCATTCCTATTAGCAAAAACAAAGGAACAAAACAAAAAAGTGATCAAAGAACTCAATAATCAAAATTTCAAAACCTAACTATTCTCCTGCGTGAACTCGTTCTCCAGGCTGAACTCTTTCACGAGTCATATTTGCGTGACATTTTCGCTGCCAATGTGAAGTATGCTCTTGAGGCCCATATAATATGCAATTTTAGTGAGATGCAAAAGCATCTGTGTATCTCTCCAATTGTCTCCGGTAAAGGGAAAAAAATACTGTATCGGGAAACAATAATGGTTCGAGCTCGTTCAGTCTTAACTAAAACTGTTAAGCGACGAAGAATGCACAAAACGAGTAAAACCGGTAAAATGTTATCTCTCCAATTATCTCCGGTTCAGCATAAAAACCGAACCTTCTCTTAGGGTCGCTTCGGTTGGGACTGTGTACCGGCGTAAAAACCTTGACTGTAAGCTGTGTTTTTGTACATAACCTGCAATTTACCCAAACAAAACCAACATTGGGACAAACGGTCATACTATATACCGACGATAACCATGTATCTCTCGAATGTTACTCACAGCGAGGTGGGTAAACTCTGAGGTAAGACGTTTCCTAAATGTTTCTGCTAAAGCCGTCACATTCTCTCCCTTCCCCTGTTATATATAACAGGTTTAAGAATTTACCTCGAAACTATTACGAAATCGAGTTTTAAAACTTTGAGATTTATGTTATTACCTCAGACAACAACAGAGCCGTTGTTTTGTCCAAAATCTCCTCCACGAATTTCTCAGGGTTCTTGAATACTAATAGAGCTGAATCTTCCACGGCACTCTTCACATTACCGGCTAGCTTGCTCGGTTTGGCTGCACCGATTGAGAAAAATTGAGCAATGACATTTGAAGCAAATGGTTACCACCTCATAAGATCAGTCATACCTGAAGCAACAGGCTTAGTTTTCTCTGCTGACACATTCTTTGAAGCAGTTTGAATAGAAGCTGTTTTGGTAGGAAACTCAGGAACAACAACTGAATTAGACGGAACGTAAACAGCTAGATCTGGAGGCTGGTCTCTACCAACCACTGGGTTGGCCTGTAACAGTAAAAACAATAGTTTAAAAGGTCAAAACCTCAAAAAAAGGAACATGAGATCTCAATTCTCAGGTTAGAGGTTTAGAACATTTACCTCAAGATCAATGTATACAGAATCTCTCCCAATCGACTGAAGAAACTTGTCTAGACCCAATGTGTTGAGAGCTGAGAAATTATACGAGTAAAACGAATTAAGTGTCTAAAGTTAAAATCTATTGGTAGCTAAAAATAAAACCATAAAACAAACTTACAGACTGAGACGTCGTTAGACAATGGGTGGAAGATGCAGAGTGCTTGGTTCTTGAATTTTTGGTCTAACAAGAGCGACACATCTCTTTAGCAAAGAAAAGTTTCAAAAACAATGTCAGTCAACGGATCAACAAATGCAGGAGAGGCACATCTATGAGTCAATGTTAAGGAAGACGATACCTTGCTGATTCATTTACAACTGCAAACGGAGTAACACATCCAAGGGATACCTTTTAAGAAAAAAGATTGTCGAAAAATTAAAGTTACAAACTACGCTAAAGCAAAACAAACTAATCTTAAGA
Proteins encoded:
- the LOC106309634 gene encoding prolyl-tRNA editing protein ProX-like, which gives rise to MGFSKDHLLARLQELQIDYSKYEHPPVLTVEEQAKYVSSSEGALSKNLFLKDKKNRYYIVSAMTDTKVDMKVLSQRLGLGKGGIRMAPEEALSELLQVSLGCVTPFAVVNESARDVSLLLDQKFKNQALCIFHPLSNDVSVSLNTLGLDKFLQSIGRDSVYIDLEANPVVGRDQPPDLAVYVPSNSVVVPEFPTKTASIQTASKNVSAEKTKPVASAKPSKLAGNVKSAVEDSALLVFKNPEKFVEEILDKTTALLLSEGKGENVTALAETFRKRLTSEFTHLAVMYKNTAYSQGFYAGTQSQPKRP